In the Doryrhamphus excisus isolate RoL2022-K1 chromosome 2, RoL_Dexc_1.0, whole genome shotgun sequence genome, atttgtcctgctgaaaaatgaaccttcgccccagcctgaggtcaacgacccgaagcacacagccaagatctcaaaggattggcttcagaaccactccgtgaatgtcctggagtggcccagccagagtccagacttgaatccgatcgaacatctctggagagatctgaaaatggctgtgcacacagggctctacattaaaaacaaaaatgacttgcccatagggaatccttaaggtgagaactacttgcccgaacttgccccatgtaaaatgaaaagactgccataatgatatcatgtaattttttgtggcatcatatgagaatctcaaataaagatgaaatgagagtactaccatactaccttacacatggtagtcgtagtaagcagtgatatttataagttgtgcaccacaatgaaacattattgaatagacacatttgtgtactagtaaagtgtttttaatccagaaaaaagctcaatggtcaaacaataatttgtgaagcaaaggtgagaaaaatacacagaaatggaagcgctagattttgtagcttgtgcaaaatcagcactttgtATTATCATGGTATCATTATTATGGTatgatctaatcggtggtgtttcattgtgaccacttcaaattgtcacagcaatgtgattcactcacctgtgccatcatttgatttgctgccgctaatcaaatacttgtttaggaggcactggttcatcactttttgctgtttccttcagaattagacgatgttggcagcgccgccatgacggatgttttcatagtcaaacgatcgctgattggttgatcgcgaacaacgggtgtgggtaaaacgcggactgtggactacggaccgcggtctaaataaacgattctgattggtccatttcaagatttgcaaggattgctttgcaaattaccaccggaattacgcagtccgtgttttaccaacactcaacaagaaccgcttttaaaaaaactattggtcgtatggcatgccaaagagcacttgcccgacgggaatatcactgattggatttacttgccccaattttgttttaacttgccccgggccatcggtacatcgttaatGTCGAGCCCtggcacagacgtctcccatccaacctaatggagcttgagacttattgcaaagaagaatgggcaaaactgcctaaagataggtgtgctaaacttgtgggatcatattcaaaaagacttgaggctgtaattgctgccaaaggtggatcaacaaagtattaagcaaaggctgtgaatacttatgtaaatgtgatttcttagttttctatttttaataaattcaaaaaaagtcaaaaaaaactttttcacattgtcataatggagtattttgtgtagaattttgaggtaagagattaaattaatacaatttggaatgaggctgtaacatgacaaaatgtggaaaaagtgaagcgctgtcaatactttccggatgcactgtatatctTTGCACTGGAAGCCGTTTCCATCGAAGCCAACTTTACATCGGCACTGTCGTCCGCGTTCAAACTTAGTACACAGGGCATTGGCGTGACAGCCCCTGTTTTCTTTTTGACACTCGTCGATATCCTGGCAATCCTGGCAGTCGCCGAGATATATGTTGTGACAGACGCAAGTGTAGCTGCCCAGGGTGTTGTTGCAGTGGGCATTTGGATGACAACTGTGGAGGCCGCTGAGACATTCGTCAATGTCTCTGCAGAGTAGTCCATCGCCCTGGTAGCCTATGCGACACACGCAGGTGAAATTGCTTTTGACCTTCAGGCACTCGGCCTGTTGATGGCACTTGCTGCCTGCCTCCTCACAGTCTCGTAGGTCGGCAACTGAAAAGAACAAAGACTTGTTTGAATTCttttgtctgtgtctgtgtgtgtgtttggtgtgaGGTCAATGATGATGAGTTGGTTCACCTGCACATGAGTATTTTAGCATTGCCAAGAGATTTATCAGCCACAGGAGTGGGAACCTAAGATGACAGAAATGATTACACATATTAAAAATCTtctataatatatacagtataatggatgttaccttttttttaacgacaaaaacaaaagaacggTGGCCGCACACGAGAGGCAACACCAAGATGCACACAATGCTAATCACTATGCTCTggcaagtaatggtaatggttttatttcatttgaacatgcatcagattacaattgaatgcatcacataatcagttcacagttccacatgtccaaaaggagtaggaagaaacaaagcttattaaatcctacccctccatcgggtacttttacaatcaatttgttcacttcctgctttcctaatatagtttaagtttttttttgtcacgtatcgaagtacgaggtgatatgagcatccaatgacataatgggtatggATGGAAtggtctttattgtcattatacaagatgtacaacgaaattggagtaTGGGTAtgatagtaagtgtcaatatagtgatatatatcgcacatcatgactggttcaagactcttcatccttgtatttagcaataCAAGTAATACTCATATCAGagatatttgacatttctaaaaaaaacaaaaaaactatacagAGCTATTAAACTTTATTGTCGTAGTTCAGGCGCAGGCACGGTGTACCCGGCTTACGTTGTGTCAATTTTTGTGAATGGTGCAGTTCGGCGCAGAGTGGCACACCCAcacctccgtccctcccaccggtGCAAGTGCCAAAGACGGAGGAGAGAAGGCACACAGGTTGAACACAacgtgtaatcttaaccaatgaaataaacgcctctcattgcctttaaatgcacagGGCCCACCGGACTgctcatcagaggccacaatgcgcATCATGACGTGGAGCGCCTCGTGGGACACCTGTAATCTCTTCCTGTTACACGTTACTAAAAAAGAgtagtaaaatagtaaaagtAGGACAGGACGAGTGGACCTGTCAACAGCAGAACACAaaatgtgctttcacttttaagtccccaaataccacAAAACACCTGACAACGGCAGAAAAAGTCGCGAGTCGCATTTGGTCAAAATTGTCGTCAAGGGGGGTTGCCATGGCGCCAGATCTAGTGACAAAATtgccaagttggcaacactgctgCTTTCTGTGTCACTCAAGAAATAAAGCTACTGTTATTGCACCCCTGCTAAGCTAAGTTGATGAACTTGAGTATTAAGTATGGATCTCCATTTGCAGtgctttttgaaaatatatatgaatttatTTGATTGAGTCAACTATGaagaaaatgtaacaaatttGATTCAACTACGAAAATCCTTCTTTGAAGACTGAACTGTATTATCCATTTTAGTGCTTAGCTTGTTACGTTCCATAAGTTACACAATCATTCATCCCTGCCATCTCATGTTAACCGTGAGGCTCAATAAGTAAGcttaaaatcaaacaatactTTCTCCAAAAGAATTGATCGTTTTCACTCACCCCATAATCGCCCGTATCCGTGTGGACTTTTTGGACaaagtctaaatcaggggtgctcacactttttcagcatgcgagctacttttaaaatgaccgagtcaaaatgatctacccactacaaaaatgcaaaacatctatttattttcaaatgtattgaggattatttgtacgtacaatgtatgttgatgtaccttacataaccaaatgagccaatattgcaaaacacacaaactattaacaatttttgtaattacctgagtttactttgatgacttgcactgaattgaaccagccagggatgcatagtccggacagtagctgctgatagccagcctcaagcacacttccaaatgtttatcagtcatggataatatccgtatcataatatccgtataatattccatatccgtatggaagtgatatgttttttgcctttttacttggtccagctccttcactcattttagtgaccataaactttagcgagggcttaaaatctcgcaattcgccgactagcttagcactttgcatcgttgtttacgcatgagcggtgacctaaaggtcaaaattcagttgtcatctgattggttgtcctgtatgtcaatcaagtaacggggatggatgataggctgacatcgtaagttctgctgcacttagagacgttgtttgatttgattggtcgcccgaagggcaacattcagttgtcatctgaatggctgccctgtatgtcaatcaagtgacggcattgatgctgggatgatatttttttaatgtcacgccgcgatcgaccagcgatcgaccagtaccacctccgcgatcgaccggtagatcgcgatcgacttaatgagcacccctctCTTAAACCTTTGGGAAGGGGAACACCCATATTTCCCTGGTTGTGTGTTAGCTCTCACACAATGCATGCACCAGTTCCCTGAGGCCCtcctttatgttttttttttttactgtagtcAGGCATGCAAACCTTGTGCATGATTTTATTCACCTGTTCAGATTTGTAGACTCTACAAATACTACTATACTAGATTAGAACAGTGCTTgtcaaataatatacatataaatgtcTATGAATGAATAGATATGGGGGGTGTGTGAAAACACTTCTTCCCCCTGACAGACAACTGAATTGAAACCAATGCTTTCGTTGCAAACAGTCATCCGTCATTTATGGTGgctgattggttccagacccgaccatgagaAGTACTTTTCCGTAAAGTtggatttcttatttaaaaattgaatatttacactcattcattcatttttataccGCTCCTCCTCAGcatgaggatgctggagcctatcccagctgtcttggggcgagaggcggggtacaccccggactggcggccagccaaccacagggcacatatagacaaacaaccattcacactcacattcatacctatggacaatttggagtcgctaattaacctagcatgtttttggaatgtgggaggaaaccggagtacccggagaaaagccacgcatgtgATTGTTTTGGCTTTGGCACGCCTGCGCAGTGTGAATGAAAATGGCGGTACAGGCTGCATGATGCAGGTCTAGGGggaatttgactttttgtcaaaaatcggaCTGAGGACATGAAATTTTCCACTTTTGAACTAAAAGGTAAACATGACAGCTCCAAAAGTGTCTCGGATTTTTTTAATAGAACGGTTGTAGATTTCATCATAATCAGCACGATGAAAGCATCTTTATGACATGCACCTCTTATGTATTTGTGCTTTGAACTGGTGCATACTGTGTATAAAGTGAAAAGAGACGTGGGGCGTTTATTTCCTGTGGATTGGATGCGTTCACTGCAGCGGTGTCAGATCATCTAACGGAGACTTCCTTCATCCTTCAAGAAGTGCAGGTAAAGAGCATCTTTTTATACACAATGATCTATTTGAAAATATGCCATTAAACAGTAAACACCAGAGGACCGCAttcatatttgaaatattattcaATTCTAATTTGGTTTATGTAGCACATTTGGTAATGCTAATGtcaatggtttcattttattttcattttcattttatatataacaATCACAATAGTGATAAATGACAGCAGACATAAACACCAGGTCACCAAATACGTTATACATATTGTGTGCCGGCGTAATGAATAAAATCGTCAAATAACGATATGCGATCAAAAGAGAAGTCAACTATAAACAGGAAATCAACTCAACCAAGCTATCCTGCCAAAGTAGAAGTAGTGTCCTGGCTTTTTAGAAAACTGGTTTGAGGACTGGGAGATCAAAGAGGATGGCGCATCATaaagatgattatgatgattcaGCTAACCTTGATGCTAATATGTTTAATAACTATGTGACCTGTATGATGTGTATAGTTGTACAGCAGTGGTCCGTAGTATAATAAagcaaaatatttgtattttattttacagcgAGCTCCTGTCCAGCAGTCCAACCATGGTGTGGGTGCTGCGGTATTTGGTGATGATGCTGAGCTTTTGTAGCCCAGGTTACGGTAACCTTGTTATAAATCGTGGAAAAACCGCCACATTTCTCTGCAGGTACACCCTATCCTCTGCCGACGGGTACTACGATATCAAGTGGTTGAAGCAGCTTCCAAGTATGAAGGAACCTGTTTACAGGAGCATTGTTACGTTTACCAATGGCAACCTGTATACTGATCTGTACCAACCAATGAAGGGCAGGGTCTCCTTCGAATTTCCTGACCCCAGCAAAGGAGATGCTTCCATAGCCATCAAAGGCTTGCAAACCTCCGACACGGGGACCTACGTGTGTAAAGTGCGAAAGTCAGCTGAAATCCTTAAAGACAAAGCCTTTGTCATAGAAGTGACGGAGAAGTCTGTCGTTACTTGTACCGTGCACGGGGAGCCTACACTGGGTATGGATGTGATGTTCAAATGTAGTTCCTTAGAAAGCATCAAGGTGCGGTACACGTGGAAGAAGACCAGCGGAAACAAGATGTTGCCTCCCGACGCCATTGAGGACACTGAAAAAGGTGAATTGTTTATAAACATCAGAGACGACGACGACTATGGACACTATCTCTGTACGGTGGAAGGTCTGGCTTCCTCCAAAAGCTGTCTGGTCCAACTCAAGGATCCACTTGATCCACCACCGAGCGATGACGATGAATCTCCAGGCACTGCGTTCCCTGTGACCCCAAACAATGACCCGGCAGTCCCCAGCAATGACCCAATGGCCTCCAGCAATGACCCAATGGCCTCCAGCAATGGCGATACAACTACAATAGCGGCCGTGACGACCACCATGCTTTTGCTGGCTATCGTCTGTGCTATGGTTGGTATCTGGTACTGGCGTAAGAGAATCGGTTCGTATGCCCCCAATGAAAGGGGGGAGGTGGCGCAACCTCGGCCAGACGGAGCCACCGTGCTGCCTCAACCATCAAACGGGGTGAGGGACGCCTTTTTAACAAGCGACATCCATCCATGTCCAGCATCACATGCTGATGATGTCTTTCATCCTACAGGGACATCTCTACTATGACCAGGTGGATGATCTTTGAGGAGGACCAGGACATGTAGTGGCAACATCATccctacactcttaaaaatgctgggttaaaaacaactcAATATGGGTTGTTTTccaacccaacgctggttaaatataggaccaacctcgcgttgggttattttaacccaacaagttgggttggttctcttaacccaacaattgggttgtacattgggttgttcaaatgacccaacgctgggttcatatttactacacggctgggttatttcaacccagcaagttgggttgccaatataccatatatatttatatatatatatttattgtatactaatactattaataatatattacaatgataatgacaccaatgtaacaaatttattaaaattcaacatttccagaacatacaaatagaacaactcacaacatttccttcacatatgaacaaattatgtacaaaaaaataacattttaagaacgggtgagggggacagctatgagagagtgatatatacatagaacaagaggctctgtgagcagcagcacaaatgggTAGGCGATTCTGCCTGCTGCAAGTATTCCACCATGTTAGCTCTGACCtacgatgagaaaagaaaaaaaggtaagtattttgtaagtattttgtaagtatttctagcagtgcagagcaattgtcatcagctctctactgaagctatttcaatatatattctACAGGGAGAAGTACGACACCCGTAAATTCAATGGCGtgttcaacaatttattcagggGGTTTGGACAGtcttacactcttaaaaatgctgggttaaaaacaacccaatctgggttgtttttcaacccaacgctggttaaatataggaccaacctcgcgttgggttattttaacccaacaagttgggttggttctcttaacccaacaattgggttgtacattgggttgttcaaatgacccaacgctgggttcatattaactacacg is a window encoding:
- the LOC131107923 gene encoding coxsackievirus and adenovirus receptor homolog isoform X2 — protein: MVWVLRYLVMMLSFCSPGYGNLVINRGKTATFLCRYTLSSADGYYDIKWLKQLPSMKEPVYRSIVTFTNGNLYTDLYQPMKGRVSFEFPDPSKGDASIAIKGLQTSDTGTYVCKVRKSAEILKDKAFVIEVTEKSVVTCTVHGEPTLGMDVMFKCSSLESIKVRYTWKKTSGNKMLPPDAIEDTEKGELFINIRDDDDYGHYLCTVEGLASSKSCLVQLKDPLDPPPSDDDESPGTAFPVTPNNDPAVPSNDPMASSNDPMASSNGDTTTIAAVTTTMLLLAIVCAMVGIWYWRKRIGSYAPNERGEVAQPRPDGATVLPQPSNGGHLYYDQVDDL
- the LOC131107923 gene encoding coxsackievirus and adenovirus receptor homolog isoform X1; the protein is MVWVLRYLVMMLSFCSPGYGNLVINRGKTATFLCRYTLSSADGYYDIKWLKQLPSMKEPVYRSIVTFTNGNLYTDLYQPMKGRVSFEFPDPSKGDASIAIKGLQTSDTGTYVCKVRKSAEILKDKAFVIEVTEKSVVTCTVHGEPTLGMDVMFKCSSLESIKVRYTWKKTSGNKMLPPDAIEDTEKGELFINIRDDDDYGHYLCTVEGLASSKSCLVQLKDPLDPPPSDDDESPGTAFPVTPNNDPAVPSNDPMASSNDPMASSNGDTTTIAAVTTTMLLLAIVCAMVGIWYWRKRIGSYAPNERGEVAQPRPDGATVLPQPSNGGHLYYDQAHQDPAPAENTDKKTPGFPRQAGRRADEQQGNHPLGSKFPEWECRSPKTRGGQAPELLFYSV